The Microbacterium natoriense genomic interval CGGGGTGCGTGAGCGCGAGCCGCGGCGAGGTGTTCAGCAGCAGCAGGTCGCCGCGCGTCGCATCGCCCCAGTCGAGCGCGCCGAGATCGGTCACGTGCACGCCGGTCTCGACCGAACCGCCATGCGCCTCGAGGTCGGCCACCATGGTGTCGGCGATACGCTGAGCACCACCACGCGGGTACATCCACCCTCCGGCGTGGGCCTGTGCGGCGAGCAGCAATCCGGCTGCGGCGCCCGCGAGCGAGGGGAGCGGCGTATTCGCGTGAGCGAGGACGCCCGAGATCAGGCCGGCCGCTTCTTCCGTGTGGAAGGTCCTCTTCGCGAGCGGCGTTCCCTCTTCGAGCATCCGCATCGCGTACCTGATCGCGGTGATCGGCTGTTGGGGGATTCGCAGCATCTGGTTGCCGGTGAAGTCGACGACGCCGTCGATGTGCCGGCTCAGCGGGCGCAGCAGCGACAACCATGCCTTTCCGTCGTCGCCGAGAGCGGATGCCGTGCGCTCGATGTCGCGCCAGGCGATGCCGGCGCGGCCGCCGTCGAGCGGGTGCGCGTAGGAGATATCGGGGACGATCCAGTCGATCCGCTCGGCGAGACCGAAGGCCTGAAAGAACGGCGAGGCGAGGGCGGCGGGGTGGGCGGCCGAGCAGACGTCGTGCACGAAGCCGGGGAGGGTCGACTCGGCGGAGCGCACGCCGCCGCCGATCGTGTCTGCGGCCTCGAGCACCCGCACTTCGTAGCCGGCCCGCGCGAGCGACACCGCGGCCGCCAGTCCGTTGGGGCCGGACCCGATGATCGTCGCGCGCGTCATGCCCCCAGTCTTCCACGAGGGAGGCGGTGTTCGCGCTGCTCCTGAGGTGAGATCATTGAAGAGATGACTGAACCACAGGGACCCACACCGACCGGCACTTCCCGCCCGTATCGATCGCTCACGGAGGCGCTCCGCGCGCACCGCATCGCCCTGGAGAACTACGAGTTCATCACCGCGGTCACGGATGCCGTCGGCATCTCGAGCTACATCGATCGCGGACGCTACATCGAGGCGATCCGTCGAGGCGAGGGCGCCGCCCTCCACATCGGACGCACCTACACGAACGGCTTCGCGCAGGACGAGGTCGTGACCATCGGCTCTACTGCGCTGCGGCTTCAGCCCAGCGAGGGGCGCGAGCCGTACTTCTTCGTCACGCACCCGAGCGAGTATCCGCCGGCAGCGACGACAGCCCGCTCGATGCGTCCGAGCACTCCGCGGGCGCCCAAGGTCCCCGGCGCCGGAGCATCGCGGACGGCGACGACGACGCGGAACGCGAAGCCCATCGAGCGCGACTACGGCGTGTGCGACGTGTGCTTCATGGTGAAGACCGCCGCTGGCGGCTGCGCCTGCGACTGACGCTCAGACGAACGCGCTCATCCCCGTGATGTCGCGTCCGAGGAGCAGCGCCTGCACGCTCTCGGTGCCTTCGTAGGTGTGGATCGCCTCGATATCGGCCAGGTGCTGCATGACGCCGTTCTCGAGCAGGATTCCGTTGCCGCCGAGCAGGTCGCGGGCGGTGGATGCGACCCGGCGTGCTGCCCGCGTGTTGTGGAACTTCGCGAGTGAGGCCTGCGTCGGGCGCAGTTCTCCTGCGGTCTCGAGATCCGCGAGGCGGCGGCAGTACAGCTGCATCGCGGTGAGGTCCTCGAGCATGTGCGTCAGGCGCTCCTGCACCATCTGGAACTTCGCCAGCGGCTTGCCGAACTGCACGCGCTGGGTGGAGTAGGCGAGCGCGGCCTCGTAGCACGCCGTCGCATGGCCCAGCGCCGACCAGGCGACCCCGGAGCGGGTCGCGTAGAGCACCGTCGAGGCGTCCTTGAAGCTGTGAGTGCCGGGGAGCACGGCGTCCAGCGGCACGCGCACGTCGTCGAGGACGATGTGCGCCTGATGGATCGCGCGCAGTGAGGCCTTGCCGCGGATCGCCGTTCCCTTGTAACCGGGAGCGTCCTGTTCGACGAGGAAGCACCGCACCGCACCGTGCTCGGGTGCCGTCTCGTCGTCGACGCGTGCCCACACGAAAGTGATGCCGCCGGACGCGCCGTTGCCGATCCACTTCTTGGCGCCGCGGATGACCCACTCCTCGCCCTCGCGGCGTGCGACCGTCTCGAGGGAGACCGAGTCTGAGCCGTGGTCGGGCTCCGTGAGTGCGAACGATCCGAAGACCGAGCCGTCGGCGAGAGCCGTCAGCCACTTCTCCTGCTGAGCTTCCGATCCGAAGAGCGCGAGCGTGCGCAGGGCGAGTCCGCCCTGGACGGCGAGAACCGTGCCGAGCGAGCCGTCGCCCCGTGAGATCTCCATGTTCACGAGCCCGGCAGCCAACGGCGACAGGCGGGTGAGCGACGGATGCTCGATGCCGTCGACCACGAGATCCATCTCGCCCATGCGCCGGGCGGCGTCGAGCGGGTACTCGGCGCGGTCCCAGGCATCCGCCATCTGCGGTCCCACCTCGTCGATGTACGCCTTCGCTCGGTCCCAGGCTGTGCGATCGGCGGCGGGGATGTCGACGAAGACAGCGTAGTAGTCGCTGTCCTGCCGGCCCGTGATGTCGTACGACGAGACGCGCTCGCCGGGGAAGGGGGAAGCTTCGATGCTCATGGGGGCTCCTTCGTGGCACTAAGTATCGTACAGCGCGACACTCGGTTTCACGAGCCTGGGTGCGCGACGCGGTCGCCCGGGTGTGAAAGGTCCCTTCTCTGGTGCGAAGGGCGCACTCCTCCGTGCGAAAAGTCGGAGGTCGCGGGCGACGCGCCGACGCGCGGACCGACCGCTCGGCGTGTCGCAACAAGACTCCGACTTTTCGCACCGGAAGGCCCGGACGGGGAGGCGGGAGCGGGAGGCGGCACCGGGCGGCACCGGGAGACCCGCGCGCGGGCGAACCGGAGGTGGTCTGTGTCGGGAGCGGGTCAGTCGAGCTGGGTCCGCAGGCGACGCGTGATCTCGGCGATCGGCATCGAACGAGGGAACACTGCGACCACGACGTCATCGGGCGCCTCGGCGGGCGTCTCGGCGAGCACTCCGTAGCGACGGCGCACGTCGGTCAGGGCGGACTGCAGAGTCGACAACGGGATCTTCTTCTTGCCGCGGAGCAGCTGCCGCAGCACGTGGTTGTGCACCGCGGTGACGAGAGCGGCGAAGCCGACGGCATCCAACGGGTCGATGCCGGGAAGCGAACTGCGCAGATACTCGTCGAACAGCCGCTCGTAGCGGAACACCGTGATGATCTCGCGCTCGCGCAGCACCGGCACCTGCCGCACGATCTGGTAGCGGCGTCGGGCGAGTTCGGGGTCGTGCGCGAAGTAGGAATAGACCGACTCGGATGCTGCGCACACCGCGCCCCAGGGGTCGTCGTGCCCTTCGGCGAGGAAACCGCGGAGCTGCTCGATCAGCACTTCGTGATCCGCGAAGACCACATCCTCCTTGCCGCCGAACTGCCGGAAGAAGGTCGAGCGCGAGACCCCCGCCGCCTTCGCGATCTGCTCCACGGACGTCTGGTCGAAGCCCTGGCTCTGGAACAGTTCGAGCGCGGCGGCGACGACGGCGGAGCGCGGCGATGCGGATTCGTGCATGAGAAGAGCCTAGAACCTCGGCGCCGCGACATGACGGCGAGTGTCGTCATCGACCGCGTCCGTCCGGGAGCCGGTGACGCCCGCTCCTCAAGGGCCGGTCAGCAGGGGGTAGTAAGCTGGGGGACTGGTCGATGTCTCGACATCGAGAGAATTACCAGGCCGAATCCCAGTGAAGGAACCACAGTGGATCTGTACGAGTACCAGGCACGAGACGTTTTCGAGAAGTA includes:
- a CDS encoding phytoene desaturase family protein; translation: MTRATIIGSGPNGLAAAVSLARAGYEVRVLEAADTIGGGVRSAESTLPGFVHDVCSAAHPAALASPFFQAFGLAERIDWIVPDISYAHPLDGGRAGIAWRDIERTASALGDDGKAWLSLLRPLSRHIDGVVDFTGNQMLRIPQQPITAIRYAMRMLEEGTPLAKRTFHTEEAAGLISGVLAHANTPLPSLAGAAAGLLLAAQAHAGGWMYPRGGAQRIADTMVADLEAHGGSVETGVHVTDLGALDWGDATRGDLLLLNTSPRLALTHPDIPHGYARALRSYAYGPAAAKVDFALDGPIPWANDDVAQSPTVHVGGTQAEVWASENAVAAGRVSDRPYVLTVQPSVFDPSRAPAGKAVLWAYIHVPQGSDLDATELITQQVERFAPGFRDMILAAHAVPASAREAINPSEIGGDILGGAFTIPQALRRPVLGTKPWRTPMRGVYLASASTPPGPGVNGMAGWHAARTALADAGTPAALSELFR
- a CDS encoding TetR/AcrR family transcriptional regulator, with amino-acid sequence MHESASPRSAVVAAALELFQSQGFDQTSVEQIAKAAGVSRSTFFRQFGGKEDVVFADHEVLIEQLRGFLAEGHDDPWGAVCAASESVYSYFAHDPELARRRYQIVRQVPVLREREIITVFRYERLFDEYLRSSLPGIDPLDAVGFAALVTAVHNHVLRQLLRGKKKIPLSTLQSALTDVRRRYGVLAETPAEAPDDVVVAVFPRSMPIAEITRRLRTQLD
- a CDS encoding acyl-CoA dehydrogenase family protein, producing MSIEASPFPGERVSSYDITGRQDSDYYAVFVDIPAADRTAWDRAKAYIDEVGPQMADAWDRAEYPLDAARRMGEMDLVVDGIEHPSLTRLSPLAAGLVNMEISRGDGSLGTVLAVQGGLALRTLALFGSEAQQEKWLTALADGSVFGSFALTEPDHGSDSVSLETVARREGEEWVIRGAKKWIGNGASGGITFVWARVDDETAPEHGAVRCFLVEQDAPGYKGTAIRGKASLRAIHQAHIVLDDVRVPLDAVLPGTHSFKDASTVLYATRSGVAWSALGHATACYEAALAYSTQRVQFGKPLAKFQMVQERLTHMLEDLTAMQLYCRRLADLETAGELRPTQASLAKFHNTRAARRVASTARDLLGGNGILLENGVMQHLADIEAIHTYEGTESVQALLLGRDITGMSAFV